ccatgaaatccgagataggatccatgtatgaaaacgaagtatggactttgactgacttgctcgatgatcggcgagccatagaaaacaaatggatctttaagaagaagacggacgcggatggtaatgtgaccatctacaaagctcgacttgtcgctaagggttatcgacaagttcaaggggttgactacgatgagactttctcacccgtagcgaagctgaagtccgtccgaatcatgttggcaattgccgcatactatgattatgagatatggcagatggacgtcaaaacggcattccttaacggcttccttaaggaagagttgtatatgatgcagccggaaggttttgtcgatcctaagaatgctaacaaagtatgcaagctccagcgctcaatctatgggctggtgcaagcatctcggagttggaacattcgctttgatgagatgatcaaagcgtttgggtttacacagacttatggagaagcctgtgtttacaagaaagtgagtgggagctctgtagcatttctcatattatatgtggatgacatactattgatgggaaatgatatagaattcgtggaaagtataaaggcctatttgaataaatgtttttcaatgaaggaccttggagaagctgcttatatattaggcatcaagatctatagagatagatcaagacgcctcattggtctttcacaaagtacataccttgacaagatattgaagaagttcaatatggatcagtccaagaaggggttcttgcctgtatttcaaggtgtgcaattgagcacagctcaatgcccgaccacggcagaagatatagaaaagatgagtttcatcccctatgcctcggccatagggtctattatgtatgccatgctgtgtaccagacctgatgtaaaccttgccgtaagtttggtaggaaggtaccaaagtaatcccggcatggaacactggacatcggtcaagaatatcctgaagtacctgaagaggactaaggatatgtttctcgtttatggaggtgacgaagagctcgtcgtaaagggttacgtcgacgctagcttcgacacagatctggatgactcgaagtcacaaaccggatacatgtatattttgaatggaggagcagtaagctggtgcagttgcaagcaaagcgtcgtggcgggatctacatgtgaagcggagtatatggcagcctcggaggcagcacaggaagcagtctggatgaaggagttcattaccgacctaggggtgattcccaatgcgtcgggcccgatgactctcttctgtgacaacactggagccattgccctagcaaaggagcccaggtttcacaggaagaccaggcatatcaagcgtcgcttcaactccattcgtgaaagtgttcaaaatggagacatagatatttgtaaagtacatacggacctgaatgtagcagatccgttgactaaacctctccctagagcaaaacatgatcaacaccaggacgcaatgggtgttcgattcatcacaatgtaactagattattgactctagtgcaagtgggagactattggaaatatgccctagaggcaataataaatggctattattatatttctttgttcatggtaattgtctattgttcatgatataattgtattgtccgaaaatcgtaatacatgtgtgaatacatagaccacaacgtgtccctagtaagcctctagttgactagctcgttgatcaacagatagtcatggtttcctgactatggacatgggatgtcgttgataacgggatcacatcattaggagaatgatgtgatggacaagacccaatcctaagcatagcataaaagatcgtgtagtttcgtttgctagagcttttccaatgtcaggtatctaatccttagaccatgagatcgtgcaactcctggataccataggagtgctttgggtgtgccaaacgtcacaacgtaactgggtgactataaaggtgcactacgggtatctccgaaagtgtctgttgggttggcacggatcgagactgggatttgtcactccgtgtgacggagaggtatctctgggcccactcggtaatgcatcatcataatgagctctatgtgactaaggcgttagtcatgggatcatgcattgcggtacgagtaaagaggcctgccggtaacgagattgaacaaggtattgggataccgatgatcgaatttcgggcaagtaacataccgattgacaaagggaattgcatacgggattgattgaatcctcgacatcgtggttcatccgatgagatcatcgtggaacatgtgggagccaacatgggtatccagatcccgctgttggttattgaccggagaggcgtctcagtcatgtctacatgtctcccgaacccgtagggtctacacacttaaggttcggtgacgctagggttgtagagatatgtgtatgcggaaacccgaaagttgttcggagtcccggatgagatcccggacgttacgaggagttccggaatggtccggaggtgaagaattatatataggaagtcaagtttcggccaccggaaaagtttcgggggttaccggtattgtaccgggaccaccgggttgggccacctatcccgaagggccccgtgggctgaagtgggaagggaaccagcccctagtgggctgggcgccccccatgggcctccccccatgcgcctagggttggaaaccctagggtgggggggcttcccacttgccttggggggcaaggcacccccttgaccgccgccccccaccctagatggggtttggccggcgccctccctcccagggggcctatataaagggggggagggagggcagcaacaacacagccttgagcgcctccctcctcccctgctacacctctctcgcgtagaagctcggcgaagccctgccggcatcccgctacatccaccaccacgccgtcgtgctgctggatctccatcaacctctccttcccccttgctggatcaagaaggaggagacgtcgctgcaccgtacgtgtgttgaacgcggaggtgccgtccgttcggcacttggtcatcggtgatttggatcacggcgagtacgactccgtcatccacgttcattggaacgcttccgctcgcgatctacaaggatatgtagatgcactcctttcccctcgtagctagtatactccatagatgtatcttgatgagcgtaggaaaattttaaaattatgctacgattcctaACAGGCCATACAGTTTTACGAATCTCAGAACAAATGAATGGCCCCAGATCAACGGGTACATCACGGAACCGCGCAATATGACTCTGCGGCAGCACCTACCGATCCTTGAAACCACGGCAAGTCCTTTTCAGTTTTGGCCACTCCAGCTGCCATTTGTCACACTCGCAACACATGCCAGTTACGTACGTCGCAGCTCGCAGGCTCGATGGCAGCAGCACCACAGAACTGTTACGGCAGCGCCTCCACCGCACACGGTCTATCATGTCCGCGCAGCCTCCGCCGCGTCCCGACGTGCAGAATATCCCTCCGGCGATGCGGCCACCAGCTAGCTGCTGCCTTCCGCACGCCCTGCCGCAGATATTTCTCCAGTCCAGTACGCGCGCATCACATACCAATCGCCTGCGTGCACCGCCCGCCATTGTGCTGTGCCATTTCGTCGAGTCACCTGCACTGCCGGTACCGGCATTCTAGCACGTTGCCATGGCTACCATCGCCGCTCCTCCGGCCGCTCTGCAGCCATGCGAGCACGCGAGGCGGCCGGGCGGCGCGCTCCGGCCACCTCCTCGCGCGTGGAGTGGGAGGAGGAGGTGCTGCCAGGTGATACGAGCCACAGCGAGCTCCCGCGGCCGACCCGCGGCGACGGGCAGCGGGCAGCTGGAGAGCACTACACTCGGGGCGTCGGcgggcggcgaggacggcgacgTGATCCGTAGGCTGCAGAACGGGCCGGACGTGCGCGGAGTGGCGCTGGAAGGCGAGAAGGGCCGGGCCGTGGACCTCACGCCGCTGGCCGTCGAGGTGATCGGCGAGAGCTTCGGGGAGTGGCTGCGGGATCAGCGGCGGGAGCGTGAGGGCGAGGAGGGGGAGCAGCTGCGGGTGTCCGTTGGTCGGGACCCCCGGCTGTCCGGGTCGCGGCTCAGCGCGGTGCTGTTCGCGGGGCTGGCCAAGGCGGGCTGCGCCGTCTTCGACATGGGCCTCGCCACCACGCCGGCGTGCTTCATGAGCACCATACTGCCTCGCTTCAGCTACGACGCGTCCATTATGGTGCACTCAATTACCCCGTCCTCCTGGTTTCTTTTACGTTTACAGTGATGGTGAATGGTATCGTGGTTCTCAGCTTAGTCAAACTAATTAAGGAAGAACAGCCCATGTTTTGCATGGTCAACGCATTAAAAAAAACGCGGCCCGAAATTAGTTCATCTGTTTACCACGGTGACAAGATAGCTTTCTATGGTCATAGCAAATTGAACATTCCCTAGAAAAAGAAGCAAATGGAACATTGTGTGAGTGACACCAAGTGTTAAGTTCCCTGCATTGCTGCGTGTAAAGATTCGGAGAGGAGAAGGTGCATTTTTTAAACATCTTACCCAATGGTGAAATGGCATTCCGCAGATGACCGCGTCGCATCTCCCCTACACCCGCAACGGCCTCAAGTTCTTCACCAAGCGCGGCGGGCTATCCTCGGTGGAGGTCGAAGGGATCTGCGACCGCGCGGCACGCAAGTACGTCGCGAGGAAGAtggggctcggcggcggcggcctcggcaTGCCCCCGGTGGTCATGCGCGTCGACCTGATGAGCGCCTACGCGCAGCACCTCCGGGACATCATCAAGGAGCGCGTCGCCCACCCGACCCACTACGACACCCCGCTGGAGGGCTTCAAGGTCATCGTGAACGCCGGCAACGGCTGCGGCGGGTTCTTCGCGTGGGACGTGCTGGAGAAGCTGGGCGCCGACACGACCGGCAGCCTGCACCTGGAGCCGGACGGCATGTTCCCGAACCACATGCCCAACCCGGAGGACGCGACGGCCATGTCGCTCACGCGCGGCGCGGTGCTGTCCCGCGGCGCCGACCTCGGCGTGGTGTTCGACACGGACGTGGACCGCAGCGGCGTGGTGGACGACGCGGGCGCCGCCATCAACGGGGACCGCCTCATCGCGCTCATCTCCGCCATCGTGCTGGCGGAGCACCCCGGGACGACGGTGGTGACGGACGCGCGCGCGGGCGACGGGCTCACGCGGTTCATCGAGGCGCGGGGCGGGCGGCACTGCCTGTACCGCGTCGGTTACCGCAACGTGATCGACAAGGGCATGCAGCTCAACGCAGACGGCGTGGAGACGCACGTGATGATGGAGACCACCGGGCACGGCGCGCTCAGGGAGAACCACTTCCTCGACGACGGCGCGTACATGGTGGTGAAGATCATCATCGAGATGGTCCGGATGAGGCTGGCCGGGCTGGAGGGCGGGGTCGGGGGCCTCATCCGGGACCTCGAGGAGCCCGCCGAGTCCGTGCTGCTGAGGATGGACATCGTGGGCGAGCCCAAGAGCGCGAAACAGCGGGGCATCGAAGCCGTCGAGGCTTTCAAGAAATACATCGAGGTGCGTCTCGAGAACAGTTTACTACTGCTGCATGATCGATGAAGCTAGCTAACGAATAATCGGAAGGTCTACGTACATTCTTCTTCTGATGTAGTCTTACATCTGTTTCTCCACATGGTTTAGGAAGGGAAACTTAGCGGCTGGGTGCTGGATGATTGTGGCGACTGCTCGGTTGATGAGGGATGCCTTGTGGACAACAACGACCATCCAATCGACGTTGACGCATACATGTACAGGTATGCCGCTGGTTGATTTGCGAAAATGCAAGTCCTGTATATGAAGACCACTCAACTTCCTAACTCTATGTTTAACTAAATCTCTCATTGATGGAAGCAGAGCAAAGTTCTATGACGAGTCTCAGAGGCCACTTGGGTGGGTTCACATTCGCCAAAGCGTTCATAACCCCAATATAGCACTCAACTTGCAGTCTTGTGTTCCCGGTGGTTGCAGATCCATGGCAGTGGATCTATTTGAAAGGTATCCACAACAGCTACAAGTCATTGTATTCACTTTCTTTTGATACAGTGAGTAAAATTGTTTGCTTCCTAATTCCAGGTTTTTGTTGACAAGTGGAGTAAATGAGTTTGTTGACACCAGCGAAGTACAGAAATTTGTTAAGTAGATCTTAGCCTCGCCACACTCTGTATATACATGATTAATTCAGGCCAGATCCTAGGTGGCAATAAAGAGCATACCACTACATGCTGAACATTGGCTACAATGTTCTCCTCAAATAGAAATCTTgttttttttcaaagaaagaatAACACATTATATGTTTATTTTTTGTGAAAAGGGTCGGACCTGCTGTAAAGATTCAATGAAAATACAAAGCACCTCAATcgtaataaaaattacatcaagGTCCATGGACCATCAAACGACCATTGTCACCATCAGAATGAGCCGCGGACGTGTCACCGTTGCCGCTCCCATACCGGAGTCTATCTGACATTGTTGATAACAACAGGGAAGTCTTCGTTTATAGAAATATTAAATTCTATCTCCTATATTCTTAAATATCAAATTGAACTGCCAAAAGGTATTATATTTTGGACATAGGTAATATTATATAAAATGGCCATAGTGATTACCAACCAATAATTGTGGTGTCCACTGACTGTGCAAATTTGAATTTCTTAAAGTAAGAAGATGAAATAACATAACATCATAATAAGAAAATATGAAATATTTTGACAATGAACAAGAATATGTCCACTGACTGTGCAAATTCGTAAGAAAAAAAAGACGCCACGAGGTTTTGTTTGGATGGCTCCAACGCCACGATGCTTCTATCTGCACTAACAACTAGGTTAACTCAACTAAAAAAACTAGGTTAACTTCTACAAGGCCAAGCAAGGCATGCCGCATCGTTTATGTACTACAGTACTAGACAAAATGCCGCGCTCCTCTGCGTCCACCTATAGTTACATCCTTCGCATGCGAGTCTAGATGGGCTTGGCCCAAGCACTGTTGGTGACCGACTTTGTTTTGCCTCTTTGTGTATCAtatcttcttttttcttttggcGGAAGATGGTCAATGTAAGCCAAAAATTGATAAGTGATGAAGTGTGAGTGATGATTTGATGTGGGTATGCAGGTGAGAGCAGCATTCGAGGAAAACAATGGCGACAACAAACCCCTCCTATAGGAGCCAGCCGCAACTAAACACCAACTCATGAACACATATAGCATAAGGAATAGAGATACCCCAAAGAATTTAATAGGCACTGACTAGCAAAAATATCACACAACAAATATCACACAACAGACCGACCACACACGCAAAACAGTCCACGAATTTGAACAAATAGAAGCAGAACCAGCTACCTCGAGACATTCGGCCCCACAAGCCGAAAACACCACCGTTTAACTAGATGGCCCCACCACACAAATGGATTACAAAAAATTGCTCGTCATGGCTTAACAAAGAGGAAAACAATACACTATTGTAGAACAAGTTAGCAGTGGCGGGCGCAAAAAGCCTCGTCGGTGATGGGCATGGTTGTGGAGGGCGAAGTACAGAAATTTGTGAAGTAGACATTAGCCTTTCCACACTCTGTATATACTAAATGATTAATTCAGGTCAGATCCTAGGTGGCAATAAAGAAGGCACAACTACATGCTCAAGAttgtactccatccgttcctaaatacaagtcatTTTAAAGATTTCAATGTAGACTACATACAATGCAAAATGAGTgaaatctacactttaaaatatgtctatacaTTTTTCTGTAGTTTCTAGAAAATCTCTATAAATACTTATATctagaaacagagggagtactgcctacaaaatgaaaaaaagttcatgaaaatAAAAAGAGGTCACAAATTTGAGAAAAGTTCATGAACATGAAAAGGTTCACGAATTCGAGAAGGTTCAAACAAAATTGACAAAAGCTTACGAAAAtaaaaaaaagttcacgaatttgaaaaaagttcataattaaaaaaaagttcatgaattaaaaaaatcatggaattttgaaaaaaatcatgatCTTTTAAAAAAGTTTCACGAGCTAAAAGTTCTgacatgaaaaaaaatcatggctgaaaattcatgaatttgaaaaacgTTTGCATATTTGAAAATATTCCATGGCTAAAAAATTCACGAATTTAGGAACggttcatggatttgaaaaaagttaacaaatttagaaatggttcaaaaaatgaaataaaaaggagaaaaagaaaaccaaaaaataaaaataaaagacagAAGAAAACTCATCCTAAACAAAACCAGTAAAAACCGCCCCAAAAAACGGTGGAAACTTCCAGAATGTTCCCAAAATTAGTGAGAAAAAAACTCAAATGATAAGTTCCACACGTGTGGCACGAAGCAACATGGTCCAAACACCCTCATTATCATTTATTTTGCCACATCAAATAGATGACATCAGTAGAATCTTTTTGGTTTTGgacttaaaaatgttttatctctttaCGAATCTTTTTTCATCATTAAATctgtctcgacgagatcttcaaagCTAGATCCCGTATTGATATATTTCACCGACCTTTTTTTTTTGGGCCAAAATTTACCATGACATTACATTTAAGTTGCCATAGTGTTTACACTaaagttgccatgatatgtttcatTTATCTATTTTTTCTAGATTTAAGGTTCCCATTGTATTTTAACTACTTTGAATGGAAAATTTTATTAATTACCATGGCATTTTTTAGTAATTAACCACGACAAATTTACTTCATGGATCATGGATTTTTTTTCTTGTAATTCATCATGGTAATTTTAGTTTATAGATCATGATAATTCTAGTATTTTGATCATGGCAATTATAGTATTTTGATcatgaaaattattttttgtatgaaccatggcaatcTTTAGTGCATGTATCATGAAAATTTACGTAATtcaccatggcaattttagtttctGATTCATGGAAAATTTGAGTAATTGACAGTGCATTTTAAAGTAAATTGAGGGCGAATATCTTTTTAATTATGAACCATGTCAATATTATTTAATGGATCATGACATATTTTAGTAATTCATCATGATAAGTTTAGTTTCTTAATTCCTTTTCTTATAACATGTCAAAATTTATTTTAAACGTAGAAGAAAAAGCAGGTGAAACATATCATGACAATTTTAGTGTAAACATCATAGCAATTTATGTGTAATAGGCATGGCAACTTTTGACCGTCAAAATATATCATCGAAACATATcgatatgggatctagtttcgaagtCCCCGTCCGcgacggatttaatggtgaaaacgaaTTTCAATCGGAattttcatttaagagataaaacattttaagtttgaaaaaaccaaaaaaaatccGCTGACATTATCTGTTTTTGTCGATGTTTGCATGCATGTGTGAAAAAATAAAAAGGCCGACATGTCACACTGGATGGCTAGAAGAGCGTTTAGCCCGACCTCTTTCAACCCACACGTGTGGGCGAAATTGCTTCCTGCCAGACGTGTGGCAGATATCGGCTATAAACTACACAAAATCACTAATTGAGAAGTACTCCTTCCAAAGATCACCCCTCTTCCCAGGTTGTGACAAGTGATGCGTTGTATGTGCCACCTTGTTGCAACCTAGGAATTTTCTCATTTTTCGTAAATCTGtatattcaaaatgttttatctcttaaaccgtgcgttcaaatcttgaaccgttttcaccgttggattgCTCATgttgagatcttcaaaactagatcccatgtttaTAGGTTTTGGCGTactttttttttataaaaaaaccgaTTCGAGAGCacaattttttttcctttttggaAGCCATTTTCGAGAGGCACACACTGTctctctgttggggaacgtagcatgcaatttcaaaaaaaaatcctatgatcacgcaagatctatctaggagatgcatagcaacgagaaggggagagtgtgtccacgtatcctcgtagaccgaaagcggaagcgttagcttaacgcgattgatgtagtcgaacatcttcgcgatccaaccgatcaagcaccgaatgtacggcacctccaagttctgcacatgttcagctcgatgacgtccctcgaactcttgatccagcaaagtgtcaagggagagtttcgtcagcacgacggcgtggtgacggtgatggtgatgtgatccacgcagggcttcgcctaagcactatgacaatatgaccggatgagtaaatggtggaggggggcaccgcacacggctaaaaaacaattgatgtgctttggggtgcccctgcccccgtatataaaggaggagaggggaggacgccggccctatggggcgcgccaagggggggggggaacccactaggactcctagtcctagtcacCCCCTCCTTctttcggagggggaaaggggagggagagggagagggagaaggaaaggggggccgcgcccccttcccttgtccaattcggactccccatagggggggcgccaccccttgtgggctgccctctctctccccaatggcccatgtggcccattacttTTCCCAGGGGGTTcgggtaacccctcggtactccgataaatatccgaaacactccgaaaccattccggtgtctgaatactatcgtTCAAAAAAAATATCagatttcttttcaaactcctaattcaaacttcaattaaatttaaagtggaaaataaaagttttcaaattttaaacaaaaatgttcggtgggtgccaaataatacactggtaattattgtggagaaaactcctttttagaaaatgcctaagtattttaaaatggattaaaaggtgaaagaaaataaataaaagaaaatgcaaaacaaaacagaaaacaaaataaaaacaaaagccccccactggacctggcccaactgggccaaccccaggcccagccggccagcaccaTCCCTCCCCCCCGGCCGAAAGGCCCAGCTCCACCCTGGCCCATCTGGCCtaccttatcccctcaccccaccgacagccacccccactcaccccccgaaatatctcctcctcctcctccctcccccgatccagaacgggatcgagaggaggccaccgtcgccgaccgccccgccggcctcgccctcgcctcgccggagcgctgcctCGCCGGCCTGCACCCCGACACCACATCGCTGTCGTCTCCGTCTCCTCCCCGCGCACCGCTGCCACCTCCCTACGGCCCTAGTGAGCCGCACCTTCCTCCCCCCTTTCTCCTCTGCCCCCGCGCGCACCCCGCCGCAGCCGCCAGCCCCGTGCACCACCGCCGCACGCGCGTACGCGCATCGCCCCCCCCAGCGCCCGTCTGCTCCCGCCTCGCCGCACCCTGTGCGTGCCGCCCGCCCGTGCTGCGCCCCTGTTCCCGGTGCGCGCCCGCACCCCGAACCGCACGCCCGTCGACCGGCCTCCGTCGCAcgcccccctctc
This sequence is a window from Aegilops tauschii subsp. strangulata cultivar AL8/78 chromosome 7, Aet v6.0, whole genome shotgun sequence. Protein-coding genes within it:
- the LOC109784095 gene encoding uncharacterized protein, with protein sequence MATIAAPPAALQPCEHARRPGGALRPPPRAWSGRRRCCQVIRATASSRGRPAATGSGQLESTTLGASAGGEDGDVIRRLQNGPDVRGVALEGEKGRAVDLTPLAVEVIGESFGEWLRDQRREREGEEGEQLRVSVGRDPRLSGSRLSAVLFAGLAKAGCAVFDMGLATTPACFMSTILPRFSYDASIMMTASHLPYTRNGLKFFTKRGGLSSVEVEGICDRAARKYVARKMGLGGGGLGMPPVVMRVDLMSAYAQHLRDIIKERVAHPTHYDTPLEGFKVIVNAGNGCGGFFAWDVLEKLGADTTGSLHLEPDGMFPNHMPNPEDATAMSLTRGAVLSRGADLGVVFDTDVDRSGVVDDAGAAINGDRLIALISAIVLAEHPGTTVVTDARAGDGLTRFIEARGGRHCLYRVGYRNVIDKGMQLNADGVETHVMMETTGHGALRENHFLDDGAYMVVKIIIEMVRMRLAGLEGGVGGLIRDLEEPAESVLLRMDIVGEPKSAKQRGIEAVEAFKKYIEEGKLSGWVLDDCGDCSVDEGCLVDNNDHPIDVDAYMYRAKFYDESQRPLGWVHIRQSVHNPNIALNLQSCVPGGCRSMAVDLFERFLLTSGVNEFVDTSEVQKFVK